From Pseudomonas hefeiensis, one genomic window encodes:
- a CDS encoding quinone oxidoreductase family protein has product MKNFTDARVVRLTTFGGPEVMELQEVQLPPPAAGEAQLRQTVIGFNYIDVYQRSGKYPLPLPTGLGHEAVGVVEKLGDGPQDLVIGDRVVYMNAGVGAYASHRNVDATKLVKLPSSVSDEDAAAVFFKAMTAQYLLRRTYRVEAGDIVLVHAAAGGVGQILCRWARGLGATVIGTAGSSEKCEIARSAGCEAAIDYSQPDWVDQVIASIGGRKARVVYDSVAKHTFMGSLDCAAPFGLVVLFGAASGPAPEIQPELLNKKGCLFLTRPSVFPHNADASVMRANAAEVFAAMDRGFVRASVAARLSLDEVSAVHRMAEARSTAGSIVMRP; this is encoded by the coding sequence ATGAAGAACTTTACCGACGCCCGCGTCGTCCGCCTGACCACATTCGGTGGGCCGGAGGTAATGGAACTGCAGGAGGTCCAACTGCCGCCTCCTGCTGCGGGTGAAGCTCAGCTACGCCAAACGGTGATCGGGTTCAATTATATCGACGTCTACCAGCGGTCTGGAAAGTACCCTTTGCCTCTTCCCACGGGTCTCGGACATGAAGCTGTCGGCGTTGTCGAAAAGCTCGGCGATGGGCCGCAAGACCTTGTCATCGGTGATCGCGTGGTTTACATGAATGCGGGTGTGGGCGCGTATGCGAGCCATCGGAACGTCGATGCCACGAAACTTGTCAAGCTTCCCTCATCGGTCTCCGACGAAGATGCCGCAGCAGTGTTTTTCAAGGCTATGACAGCGCAGTATTTGTTGCGCCGGACATACCGCGTGGAGGCCGGTGACATCGTGCTTGTGCATGCCGCGGCTGGCGGTGTGGGACAAATCCTTTGCCGATGGGCGCGGGGACTCGGAGCAACGGTAATTGGCACGGCAGGGTCCTCTGAGAAGTGCGAGATTGCACGCTCTGCAGGATGCGAAGCGGCGATTGACTACTCGCAACCTGACTGGGTGGACCAGGTGATTGCATCGATCGGTGGCCGAAAAGCCCGAGTTGTATATGACTCGGTGGCTAAGCACACCTTCATGGGCTCGCTTGACTGCGCGGCGCCGTTTGGACTTGTAGTGCTGTTCGGCGCCGCGTCAGGCCCCGCGCCTGAGATTCAGCCGGAGTTGCTGAACAAGAAGGGCTGCCTCTTTCTCACGCGACCCTCGGTGTTCCCACACAATGCCGATGCGAGTGTCATGAGGGCCAATGCAGCCGAGGTGTTTGCGGCGATGGACCGCGGGTTCGTACGCGCGTCTGTTGCGGCACGACTTTCCCTTGACGAAGTGAGCGCGGTCCACCGCATGGCGGAAGCAAGATCGACAGCCGGTTCAATCGTGATGCGTCCCTGA
- a CDS encoding LysR substrate-binding domain-containing protein — protein MRELAGRPVVIVIVRLGSWARRLIDAAAARANVELLVAGEVAYLPPALWMAASGIGAAILHSIMSGDLAGIGLVARTLEEPVVQRDICVIARRGHSLASNARAFLETLRSLVAAPAAEDLLSSANTEESSLLDPDPAA, from the coding sequence TTGCGTGAACTCGCTGGCCGTCCGGTCGTCATCGTCATCGTCAGGCTTGGCAGTTGGGCGAGACGCCTGATCGATGCCGCCGCAGCTCGTGCGAACGTCGAACTTCTTGTGGCCGGCGAAGTAGCCTACCTGCCACCGGCTCTCTGGATGGCGGCAAGTGGAATCGGCGCCGCCATTCTGCATTCCATCATGTCGGGTGATCTGGCCGGCATAGGCCTAGTGGCACGTACGCTGGAGGAGCCCGTGGTGCAGCGTGACATCTGCGTGATAGCTCGTCGTGGCCACTCGTTGGCATCCAACGCCCGTGCATTCCTGGAGACGTTGCGCAGCTTGGTTGCCGCTCCGGCCGCTGAGGACCTTTTGAGTTCGGCGAACACTGAAGAATCCTCATTGCTGGATCCAGACCCAGCGGCCTGA
- a CDS encoding IS30 family transposase, whose amino-acid sequence MQKLTGRGAMRSPGAPSLRKIGLLRAQSVGVREIARRLGRSPSTISRELTRNAATRCGLLEYRASVAQWKAELVANRPKSAKLVTNPRLHQYVRDRLEGKVQDADGREISGPRQAPFKGRNKPHRSDRKWVNGWSPEQIANRLQIDFPDDESMRISHEAIYQALYIQGRGALKRELVSCLRSGRALRVPRARAQAKVWAHVSEDVMISSRPAEVEDRAVPGHWEGDLIIGLNRSAIGTLVERSTRFTMLVHLPREKGYGLIPRTKNGPALAGYGAVSMANALKKTVADLPIELWRSLTWDRGKELSDHARFTIESGVKVFFADPHSPWQRGTNENTNGLLREYFPKGTDLSRWSAQEIQAVAHVLNTRPRKVLGWKTPAEALNEYLKSVQQSSVATTG is encoded by the coding sequence GGCGTTCGTGAGATCGCCCGTCGCCTTGGACGAAGCCCATCGACAATTTCACGGGAGCTGACACGAAATGCTGCTACCCGTTGCGGTCTGCTTGAATATCGAGCGTCAGTAGCGCAATGGAAGGCAGAACTGGTGGCCAATAGGCCGAAATCAGCGAAACTGGTCACTAACCCGCGACTGCACCAGTACGTACGCGACCGCCTTGAGGGCAAGGTTCAAGACGCCGATGGTCGTGAGATTTCTGGGCCTCGGCAAGCGCCCTTCAAAGGCCGAAATAAACCGCATCGCAGTGACCGTAAATGGGTCAATGGCTGGTCGCCTGAACAGATTGCCAACCGGCTCCAGATCGATTTTCCGGATGATGAATCCATGCGCATCTCTCATGAAGCCATATATCAGGCGCTCTACATTCAGGGTCGAGGAGCTCTCAAGCGTGAACTGGTGAGCTGCCTGCGCTCAGGACGAGCATTGCGCGTGCCGAGAGCCAGAGCGCAGGCCAAAGTGTGGGCACATGTCAGCGAGGACGTCATGATCTCCAGTCGCCCTGCTGAGGTAGAAGATCGGGCTGTACCCGGGCATTGGGAGGGCGACCTGATCATCGGTCTGAACCGTTCTGCGATTGGAACTCTGGTCGAGCGCTCAACTCGATTTACCATGCTCGTCCATCTGCCTCGCGAGAAAGGTTATGGGCTAATTCCCCGCACGAAGAACGGTCCGGCGCTGGCTGGCTATGGGGCTGTTAGTATGGCCAATGCATTGAAAAAAACGGTGGCTGATCTTCCCATCGAGCTGTGGCGATCTTTGACCTGGGATCGTGGAAAGGAGCTGTCGGATCACGCTCGATTTACCATCGAGTCCGGAGTAAAGGTTTTCTTTGCTGATCCACATAGTCCATGGCAGCGCGGCACAAACGAAAATACGAACGGCCTTCTACGGGAATACTTCCCGAAAGGCACTGACCTCTCTCGTTGGAGTGCCCAAGAAATACAGGCGGTAGCTCACGTACTTAATACTAGACCTCGAAAAGTACTCGGCTGGAAAACACCTGCCGAAGCACTGAATGAGTATCTAAAGTCTGTACAACAATCCAGTGTTGCGACGACCGGTTGA